GGTTTGGAATTGGAATGTAGTAGCCCTAGCTCTAGCTTAAATACAATACTCATACAGACTCTATCAGGTCATCAAGAACAGTTGTTTAAAATGTATAATCTTTCTTTCCTGGGAAGAATTCCAATGCCAAGGAGTCCAAAACTTCATCAGAATAAGGCAGCAGTCGATCAAAGTTGCTGTGGAAAGTGAAGTGATTTCTTCCGTGCACTCTTTCCCATGAAAGCAGCAGCATATCCATCCTTCCATGGTCCATACCACCGACAATATAATGTTCCTATGAACATCAAAATGTTATGCATATTGATGAAGTAAGGCCATCTTCATCCTTGTGCATGGTGTTGATCCCACAGCTGCTAACATTTCTATGGTCCCTCTTGTCCCCACAGGTTGCTGCTGGGTCCTACATCACTTCTGGAACCACGTGGAACATGACAAACAAACAAGAATCTAGACACATCATTGTGGGGGTGGTTGCTTGGGTATCTTGTTTTCTTATCTCTCTACTCCATTCCATGCATACTTGCTCTTTGCTAACCACTGCTTTAGGTTTTGTGGAGTTGGAATCTAGTTCAGCATCCAATGCCCAACCATAAATGAGGCATGTCTGTGCACAGGATAGATCACAGAAATCTTTTAGCCCTCCTCCCTTCACAGTATCTGGTCAGCAGTGCCTTCCTTGCAAGGAAACGGAGGGCTTCATCAGAATGCTATCAGTTGGCTGAATGAATGCCTTGCAAAGAGGTGTTTGCAAAGCCACATTTCAGCATTAGGCAATGCAAGTTTTGGACTTGGCTTTAGATCATTCATGATCATCTGAATTTAGAACAAGTATATGATTAAGAGAAGCAGACTCTCAATTCATTCAGATTAGAAGAtgtagttttctttccttttcagcTCTTCGATCAATCTGCCTTCAACCACATCATCCACGGAATCAAAAACCCCTCCTCctgttttttgtttctctttgtgAGACTTGTAGTCGTGAATCACATGAAATTGGCTTTTGAGGAAGGAAGGGGTGTTCGTCTTCTGGCATCATTTTCCTCAACGCGCACCCTTCAGATTGTTGATGCCATGGAGTCAAATCTTTGTGTCTACTTTCCACCGAGAAGAAAGGTTCTTCGAGTGATGTGATGGATGGCCTTTCATGTTCCCCAGGGTCGTCACCACAATGAGCTACTAGGAAGCCACAAATGATTCCCACTCTATGATCCTTCAATGCCCCCATCAAGCCCGATGAAGTGGGTACTTTGGAGAAAAGGCTTGTAATATTTCAAGATTCTCAAGCTTAAGGCTATCCAACAATTAtccaaagtttatatatatatatacaataagttatatatcttaaattttaatatatctaattCTCTACCAAAATTTAAGCTAAATTATTGGATAATCATTCGCATAAATCTATTCCAAGAACATATAATAAAATTGTTCAATAATATAggagagtttaatgggggaactaTAGATATTGAGGAAGTTAAAGAAAAAGTAGCATCTTTGCAAAGGAATATTTGATGAGTCAAAAGTATAAATCTTTGGCTCAAAGCATTTTGtcttctctttcttccttccttccaAAGGCATTCCAATGCTCCACCCTCACCTGCACAATCCTTATCCCTTTATCCACATAGAAATAATTAGGTCAATTTTCCCAACGAATTGGCATTTTGTTCTGCACATTCATATTATTTCCTTCTTACACAGAGCAGCAATTTCATTCATGGAATTCTGCATATATTAATGTAAATTATCCAAAATATCATGTATATATCATATTCTTTTTATATATATGCTCATATGGTTAGATATATATCCTTTTACTGGGGATCAAATTGAGATTATTCATGTCGTACAATACGGTTTCCCCGGTCTTTAGGCATACTGGCAGTGGCAGTGGGCCCATCCGTATCCCACAATGGGAGCCACGATTGGCTCCAATTACACGACAAGTAGATGTGCGGCTAGAAGCGGATGCTCTGTAGCAAAACAATTAGGATTCTTCAATTACACCTTACAAGGGACCAAACAAGAGGTCCCAACTCCTGTGGGGAAGTCTCCATCTCAACGAGTAGTTTCCGAAACGCCTCGGACTTGGAAAAGATCCACACCATGAAGCGTCTAATTCACGCAAGTCATTCTCCGTGATATTAAGCATGGCTGATAATACAGTataaatcattttttattttgtcGTCTCTTTTGATATCCAATCTTATATTATTAGTTTCCATAATTccattatattatatatacaatATGACCCTAGTTTTTTatacattaaataaaataatttaaattctatCTTATTACAAGTACCTACTCCCAACCACTTCGGGAAAGAATCTCGGAGATCTTTTGACCCCTAACAAAAACACCAGCCAGtcataaaaaggaaagaaaatatatattgaaccttttagataaataaattatattatattatttctttATTGTGAATTGGCGCGCCACGTGGGAAACGGCATCCCGATGCCGCCCGGATTGGTCGGGTCGCGTTACGCGACGAGTCGAGCTCGGGAATCTCCAGTCCAATCGAACCGGACCGGACCGCACGGATCCCTGTTCCCCGTCTCTTCTTGCGTCGGCTATATAACGCTCGCCTCCCCTCCTGTCTCCTCCCTCCTATTCCCTGTCCTTTGTTCTCGCTCGAGAGATCTCAGAGACGATACCATAGGGAAAGAATCGGATCGGCGATGGGCCCGATGGCGGTGGCGGAGGAGATGGGTTTGGAGATGAAGCTGTGCGCCATGCGGACCGTCGGTGGCTTTCTGAAGGAGGCGTCGGCGATCGAGTGCCGGGACGGCGGGCGGGCCGCTAGGCTGGAGGAGTCCATCAGGAgcttggaggaggagaagaggaagatcgAAGCTTTCAAGCGCGAGCTCCCTCTTTGCATGCATCTCCTCggcgagggttcgttggatgctTGTTATTTCCGTTACTTTTTTTGGGATTCTTCTGCTGTAAAAATCCGAATTTTTACGATCTCGATGTCGTTTCTTCTCGGCTGCAGTGATCGAGGGATTGAATAAGGAGATCGAGCGATGCCGTTGCGAGAGGTTTGGGCGAGCTTTCGAAGAATTCGTACCAGTAAAGAGTAAAGTTGAGGAGGATGGAGGAATAAAAGAGGAAACGGAATACAAAGATAAAAGGAACTGGATGAGCTCCGCCAAACTCTGGAACGATAATTGTAGCCAGAACAACAATGATTCCAAAAAGCACGACAAGATAAAATTTAAAGAGGTAGAAAGGAGAATCTTTACGGTAAATATTGGATCTTTGTGTATACCATTGTGAGATCGGCTAAAATGGATCGTCGTCGCAGAAAGATGGAGACTCTCATCCGAGGCAGGGGAAGGAGAACTTCTTCTCGGAACGCAAGAGCCGGAATGGCGGGGGCGCATTCGTGCCATTTAGAGGTCTGCCACCGTTTGCTGACAGCTGCAAGAGGGAGGAAGAGAAGCCTGCCGCCGCGTTGCCTGACCTATCACTGCAGTCGCCTGCGATCAGAAACCACCATGTCAGTGGCTGCGCCTCTAGAGCTGTTGGCAATGCGCCGGAGATGACTCCGGCGACAGTTGGTGCCCACGTTAGCTTGCAGTCGCTGCAGCAGCAGCCACCAAGAAAGGCGAGGAGATGCTGGTCGCAGGAGCTACATCGTCGGTTCATGCGCGCCATCCAACAGCTCGGCGGTGTTCAAGGTGAGAAGACGATGTTTGTCATTTCCTGCAAGACAAAAAGCCGACCTTTAATTCTTGAATCTGTCAAAGTTCCGAAACACTTGATGAGAAATAAGGCTCTAAAGAGCAAGaatcacttcttcttcttcttcttcttctcacttGGATTTGACTCTTGTACTCGTTGATGCAGTGGCCACCCCCAAGCAGATACGAGACCGGATGAAGGTGGATGGGCTCACAAACGATGAAGTGAAAAGCCATCTGCAGGTATATCGCTTGCTTGTTGATCTCAGTTTTCACGGTTTGCTCAATGTTCTGGCCCTGCTGTTTCAGAAATACCGGTTGCACACTCGAAGAATGTCTAATGCTTCAGCTATTCCACAAGATCAACACACTTGCTCGTCACAGCAGAGTGTTTCACAATCCAATTCTCCGCAAAGCCCGCTTCAGTTAGCTGGCTCTGCACTTGCATTGTCAGTGACTGCGGgagatagcttggaggatgatggCAAATCAGAGAGCTATAGCTGGAAATGATGTAGATTAAAGTGAGGCTTTTATGTACTCGATGAAGAGACCGACAAGTGGAGATCGATGTATAGAGGGAACAAAAATTTTGCTGAATGGTAACTGTGTTCTATAGGGAAAAAGAAGGTGCAAGTTGTGCTGACAGAGGAGTCTTGATGCTCTCCCCTTatatcttcctcctcttccttaatTTTCCTTGCTAAATTTTGTGATCTGTTTTGGCACTGTTTGATCATCAAGT
The DNA window shown above is from Musa acuminata AAA Group cultivar baxijiao chromosome BXJ2-4, Cavendish_Baxijiao_AAA, whole genome shotgun sequence and carries:
- the LOC135610912 gene encoding transcription factor HHO3-like isoform X1 → MGPMAVAEEMGLEMKLCAMRTVGGFLKEASAIECRDGGRAARLEESIRSLEEEKRKIEAFKRELPLCMHLLGEVIEGLNKEIERCRCERFGRAFEEFVPVKSKVEEDGGIKEETEYKDKRNWMSSAKLWNDNCSQNNNDSKKHDKIKFKEKDGDSHPRQGKENFFSERKSRNGGGAFVPFRGLPPFADSCKREEEKPAAALPDLSLQSPAIRNHHVSGCASRAVGNAPEMTPATVGAHVSLQSLQQQPPRKARRCWSQELHRRFMRAIQQLGGVQVATPKQIRDRMKVDGLTNDEVKSHLQVYRLLVDLSFHGLLNVLALLFQKYRLHTRRMSNASAIPQDQHTCSSQQSVSQSNSPQSPLQLAGSALALSVTAGDSLEDDGKSESYSWK
- the LOC135610912 gene encoding transcription factor NIGTH1-like isoform X2 — protein: MGPMAVAEEMGLEMKLCAMRTVGGFLKEASAIECRDGGRAARLEESIRSLEEEKRKIEAFKRELPLCMHLLGEVIEGLNKEIERCRCERFGRAFEEFVPVKSKVEEDGGIKEETEYKDKRNWMSSAKLWNDNCSQNNNDSKKHDKIKFKEKDGDSHPRQGKENFFSERKSRNGGGAFVPFRGLPPFADSCKREEEKPAAALPDLSLQSPAIRNHHVSGCASRAVGNAPEMTPATVGAHVSLQSLQQQPPRKARRCWSQELHRRFMRAIQQLGGVQVATPKQIRDRMKVDGLTNDEVKSHLQKYRLHTRRMSNASAIPQDQHTCSSQQSVSQSNSPQSPLQLAGSALALSVTAGDSLEDDGKSESYSWK